The DNA region accccaggggcattgtgggatgctgggggagcccagggcattgtgggatgctgggggacttggaggggaccccaggggcattgtgggatgctgggggagcccagggcattgtgggatgctgggggacCAGGGTGGCCCTTGGGCATTGTGGGATGCTGGGGGAACCCCAGGGCAttgtgggatgctgggggacTTGGAGGGGACCCCAGGGGCATTGTGGGATGCTGGGGACTCCCAGGGTATTGTGGGAGGTTGGAGAACATGATGGGAGAATCCCTGGGAGCCACTGGGAGTTTGGGAAGCATTGGGAGGACCTAAGGCATCCCCAGGGCATTATGGGATAGCAGGAGGGGGTCCCCAAGGCATTGTGGGATAGTGGGGgatctcccccttccctcctgccccccccccaggggctggTGGAGCCGGCGGCCGCCCAGGCCCAGCTCCGTGCCCGCAGCCGCGGCCTCCAGCGTCGCCTCGAGACCCTCggggggacccaggggtctggggagagccccccccaccccggcacccaaCAGCAGGTACCACACCTTCATTACGCTAACGAGCATTGGCCCACCCAATAACCCCAGAGGGACAGGGGGGTGTCTCATTAACCTCATTAAGGGGGGGGCTTTATTAGCGTTGCTCCCTGGTAGTGCTGGGGGAGGGGCACCCACCTTCCCTGCGGGCTCTTCGTTAGTGCttgtcctcgttaatgcttccccctccttctttttttcctccaggtcGCCATTCTCCGTTCCGAGCTTGCCCGCCTGGCCCAAGCGCTGGAGGCCCtggacccccccggcccccccgagGACCCAGGTGGCCGGAGGGAGGACCCCGGGTCCCAATAAACCCCCAGAAAACCCTAACGATGTCTCGGCCTCGTTATTTCTATTCAGGGACGTGGCACGAGCTGTACGGTCTCAGTGCGGTGGTAGGAGGCGATGAGGgggagggacccaggtgtcccgGCGGGGGGACACCCTGGCATCCGGGGGGGACCCCGGATCCCAATAAACCCTCAGAAAGCCCTAATGACTTCTTGGCCTCGTTATTTCTGTTTGGGGACGTGTCACGAGCTGTAAGGTCTCAGCTtggtggtgggaggggagggggggggacctAGGTGTCCAGGCTCCGCCCCTCCTTGCCGGCGGATCTGGTTCAAGAGCCCCCAGATGCCGGCAGGATCTGGGAGCTGCCCGCGCCCCGAAACCGGCCCCCCAAAACCGgcctttctccccaccccactctcCCCGAGACCAGCTACAACGGTGATATCATAACTCACTGGGACGCTGTCACCACCACCGCGATGTTGTAATCGGCACCGGCACCCCGAAAACAGCACCGggactcccccctccccagagcgACAGCGCGACCCCTCAAAATTGGTCCCAGGATCCTGACGCCGACACCGGGACCCCCCCAGGGCTGTCTCCTGCTGTCACTTCAGGTATTTGTCACTCCCCTGGTCCCCACTGTGCGTGTCCCCTTGTCCCTCCTGGGGTCCCCCATGTCCCTTGGTCCCTCCTTGTCTTGTGTCCCCCATCCGTTCCCCACCATGTCTCCGTGTCCCCTCTCTATGCTCCCCCATTCCTTCTGGTGTCCCTTGTGTCTTCAGCTGTCccctcccgtgtccccccccaatGTCCCCTCATGTCCCCCCATCTctcttggtgtcccctgtgtcccctccaCGTCTCCCCTGTCCCTTTCAGGGTCTCCACATTCCCTCTCCCTTAGGAACTCCCCGTGTCCCTGTGCCACCCCCGGTGATGTCCccgtcccctctgtccccccaggTCCCTGCCCATGGCCGAGGGGTGCTCCCACGCCGTCCCCCCTCATCCCCTCCCTGGGGAGGTGGCAGCCGCCCCCAGGGACATCACCGCGGACCCTGAACCCGCATGGGGACAGGCTGGAGGCGTCCCCCAGGGAGAGAGTGACACCAGTGTCCCCACGGACACAGTCACCGTCACCCCTTGGGCCAGCGGCATCACCATCACGGTCACAGCAGCCCCGGCGGATGAGGACACCGGGGATTTTGGGGACGAGGACATCCCAGGCTTCGGGGATGAGGACATCGGGGACAAGGACATCTCGGTGACAAGTGATGTGGGGCACGGGGCTGTCCCAGTCCTGTGTGACAAGGATGTAGAGGACAGGGATGTCACAACCCCAAAGGACATTGGGGACAGGGATGTTTCAGCCTCTGGGGACAAGAATGACAGTGACGAGGATGTCACAGCTCTAAGGGACATTGGGGACAGGGATGTTGTGACCCCAAGGGACATTGGAGACCAGGATGGTCCAGCTCTTCTGGACAAGGACACTGGGGACAAGGATGTCACAGCTGTaagggacactggggacagggatgtcccATCTGCTGGGGACACGGATGTCACCACACCAAGGGATgttggggacagggatgtcccAGCTCCTGGGGGCAAAGccagtggggacagggatgtcccAGCCCTAAGGGATgttggggacagggatgtcccAGTTCCTGGGCACAAGGTTGTTGAGGACAGAGATGTCACCACCCTAAGGGACATTGGGGACAGGAATGTCCCAGCCCATCTCGTCAAGGACAttggggacagggatgtcccAGTTCCTGGGCACAAGGATGTTGGGGACAGAGATGTCACCACCCTAAGGGATagtggggacagggatgtccAAACCCTAAGGGACAAAGAGGTTGGAGATGCGCAGGTCTCAGTGCTAAGGGACATTGGGGACAAGGACGTTGGGGACACGCAGGTCTCAGTGCTAAGGGACACTGGGGACAAGGATCTTGAGGACACGCAGGTCTCAGTGCTAAGGGACGCTGGGGACAAGGACGTTGGGGACGCGCAGGTCTCAGTGCTAAGGGACGCTGGGGACAAGGACGTTGGGGACGTGCAGGTCTCAGTGCTAAGGGACGCTGGGGACAAGGACGTTGGGGACGTGCAGGTCTCAGTGCTAAGGGACGCTGGGGACAAGGTTGTCCCAGCTCCAAAGGACTTTGGGGACAAGGTTGTCCCAGCTCCAAAGGACTTTGGGGACAGCAGTGTCCCAGTCCTAGGGGACATCTGGGTCAAGGATTTTGGGGACATGCAGGTCTCAGCCCTGAGGGACattggggaccttggggacaggGATGTCACCGCCCCAAGAGATGTTGGGGAGGGGGATGTCCCGGCCCCTGGAGACGCTGAGGATGAGGACATCGGGGATCTCCCAGCCCtgagggacattggggacataGATGTCACAGTCTTAAGGGACAATGGGGACATTCCAGTCTCTGAGGACAAGgaccctggggacagggatgtcccAGCTCCTAGGGACAAGGATGTCACCACCCTAAAGGGCACGGGGGACAGGGATGTCCCAGCCCACCTGGCTGAGGATGTTGGGGACAGGGAGGTCACAGTCccaggggacactggggacatccCAGTCTCTGGGGAGGAGGACAAGGACACTGGGGACAAGGATGTCACTGTCCCAAGGGATGTTGAGGACATTGGAGGTAAGGACTTTGGGGTCAGGGACATGGAGGATGAGGGCGCTGGGGACAGGGCCATTGGGGACATGGATGTCACAGCCCTGAGGGACGTCGGGGACAAGGACAGAGATGTCGCAGCCCCGGGCGACACGGGggatggggacattggggacacctGCGCCGCTGGTGGCATCACCATCACGGTGACGGCCCCCCCCATGGAGGATGAGGACATCCCCAGTGGGGACGAGGACGTTCCCAGCGATGACATCGCCACTGATGTCActgctgccctccctggggaGCAGGTCCCTTGTGACGTCGTGGAGAGCGGTGATGTCACCGCTGCCCGCCCCAGTGATGCCACTGCGGGGCGTGACATCCCCTCCACTCTCCCTGGGGACGTCCCTGCTGGTGACATCATCAAGGATGACATTGTTTCCTCCCTCCCTGGTGATATCATGGCTGAGAGTGATGTCACTTCCTTGATGCCTGGGGATGACATCATTGTAGACCTCATCAACAGAGATGACATCACTTCCTTTCTCCCCGAGGAAGCCCTCACTGGTGATGTCATCACCAAAACCGACGTCATTTCCTCCCTTCCTGGGGATGACACTGCTGGTGGCGTCATCCCTGGGAATGACCTCACTGGTGACATCATAGCTGGGGGCATCTTTGCTGATGAAATAATCACCAGGCATGATGTCACTTCCTCCCTTCCTGGGGATGAGCTTGTTGGTGATGTCATGCCCAGAAATGACTTCACTGGTGACATCATCACCAGGGATGacatcccttcttccctctctagGGATATCTGCGCTGATGATGTCACTGCTGGCCACGATCTTATTCCCTCCCTTCCTGGGGATGACCTTGCTGTTGACATCATTCCTGGAGACGACCTCACTAATGACATCATTGCAGGGGAAGACATCATGTTTTCTGTACCTGGGGATATCCCTGCTGATGACATCATTGCCACAGATGATGTCACTTCCTCCCTGCTGGGAGATGTTGCTGGCCAAGAAGTCAAACCTGCCAGTGACATCATCTGTGTGAACGATGGTGATGCATCGGCTTGGAATGACTTCACTGATGATGTCATGCCCGAGGATGACATCACTTCTTTCATCCCCGGTGGTATTGCTAGACATGGCATCATTCCCCACGGTGATGTCAGAGATGATGTCACACGGGGATCTGAGCTTGGTGACATCATCGAGGGCGATGTCACCTCCTCCCTCCCGGGTGCCCTCTCTGGCCGTGATGTCAGCCCTGAGGATGACATCATGGGTGATATCAGCCCCGGGGAGGAGCAACTGCTCCCCAGCCTTAAAGACCCCATCCTCCCGGGCGATGACCTCACCGATGACATCACCACTGACGTGCCCAGAGAGGGTGTTGGCAGCCGAGGTGACGCCACAGGTAAGAGGGGAGGCGGAGCCAAGGCCTGGGGGTGGGGCCTGGAGGCAGGGCCAGAGCCAGAGGGTGGGGCCATGTGTAAGTGGGCGGAGCCAGAGGGATGTGCAGGGGCTGAGGTGGGGGATCCagtgtgggggaggggggggacttggggggcgTGGCCTGTCACGGGGGGGCGTGGTCACAGCAAAGTGGGTGGGGCCAAGAGCATTTGTAGACATTGGGGATGGGGCTCAAGGGCAGGGCTGGCTCAGGGGTGGGTGGAGCCGGGGACTGGAGGGCGGGGCCAGAGCCAGCTCAGGGGCGGGGCCTGCTGCTGACCCCgccttctctctcccttcccccccagaagccccccagccccagacgcccccccccggctgccccctCGTTTTCCTTGCCCTCGTCTGCCTCCttctcgccctcctcctcctcgccggggTCTTCGCGGTACGGCCCGGCTGCCTGGGGCCCTTGGGGGGGTcacggctggggggggggggtcccagacacctgggtcccctgggggggggtcACGGGTCACGGGGGGTGCCCAGATGCTCGGGTCCCCTGGGGGTGTCATGGGTGGGTCCCAGATGCCCGGATcccctgggggggtcctgggggggtcccagacacctgggtcccttgggggggttatggggggTCCTGGACACCAAGGTCCCTTGGGGGGGGTGTTATGGGTCCCTTGGGGGTGTCCTGGATGCTTGGgtccccttggggggggggggtcatggggggggCCCAGGTGCCTGGGTCCCTTGGAGGGGTTTGGGGAggtcctggatgcctgggtcccccctgattccccccaccccactcccccgcAGGCCGTCCATTACGTCAAGGTCTTCATCATCAGCTCGGCCACCTTCTCCGTGCCGGTGGCCGAATCCTTCCCATGAGCCTTTGCGGCAGGACAAGatggcggctgggggggggggctgatctCCTCTTCCAACCCAGCAGCAATAAACCCCCCCTTGGCTGCTGCAGCCGCCTGGGTCCCTTGGCAGCGGGGTGGGGAACGGGGCCGTCACGGCTGGTGGCCGCTGGCGAGCCCGGGCTTGTCACCGGGTTGGGGACAGCGGCTGGAGACAAAGGCCCATTGTCCCCAAGGTGCCACCGTGGGGGGTGGCCATCGGGGCTCGGCCACACACACCGGGGgccgtggggaaggggggggggggggcaggaggtaTGGGGGATACCAGGGAGGGGTTGGGGACATCAGGACGTTGGGGACGCTGAGGAtattggggacactggggacaccagggagggTTTGGGGACACCAGGACTTTGGGGACATCAGGGAGGGGTTGGGGACACTAGGAgtctggggacactggggaagGTTTGGGGACATCAGGCtactggggacaccagggagggTTTGGGGACACCTGGACTCTGGGGTCACTGCAGACATTGGGGAAGGTTTAGGGACATCAGGCtactggggacaccagggagaGTTTGGGGACATTTGGACTCTGGGGACACTGAGGATGCCGGGGAGGATTTGGGGACACTAGGACACTGGGGACACCAGGAAGGGCTTGGGGACACCTGGACTCTGGGGACACCGAGGATGCAGGGGACACCGGGAAGGGTTTGGGGACACAGAGAGCATTGGGGAGTTTGAGGATGCCTGGACACTGGGGACACCAAGGAGAGCGGGGagcctggggacaccagggacttGAGGAGGGTTTAGGGACAGAAGGACACTGGGGACACCGAGAACGGGGGGAGGGCTTGGGGGCACCTGGACTTTGTGGACTCCGAGGACATTAGGGAGGGTTGGGGGAGCTTGGAGACTTGGGGGATATCGAGGAGGGGTTGGGGACACTTGGACTCTGGGGATGCAGGGGACATGGGAGAGGGTTTGGGGACATCGGGGAGGGTTTGTGGACATTGGGGAGGGTTTGGGGACACTGAGGACACTGGGGAGGTTTTGGGGATCCTGGGGACACCAGGACACTGGGGCCACCAGGGAGGGTTTGTGGAGCTTGGGGACACCAGGAGAACTGGGGACATTGAAGAgggactggggacactggggaggtttgggggagCTTGGGGACATTGAGATGCTGGGGACACGAGGGAGGGTTTGGAGACCTTGGGGACATCAGGGCACAGGGGACAAGGAGGGTTCAGGGACACTGGAGGGTAACTGGGAAGATTGGGGACACCAGGGAGGTTGGGGACACTGGAGACTTTGGGGACATATGTTTGCTGGGGACACCGGGTGGGGGTGTTGTTGGACATTGGGGACACAGGGACTGGGGACTGGCTGCTGTCACCCAGCCCAGGGAGGGTGTAGGGACAGCCATGGGCCTTGTCCCCGCCCTGGGGCACGGTCACCTCCTGTGTCCCCACCCAGGGgacgtccctgtccccatgtctaTAAGTGGGGGACGCcgagagggggggggggtcaggcagtGCCATGGGGGTGACGGGGACACTCGTGGTGGCCCTGgggacgctgctgctgctggggggtgaggggacgcatggggacgtggggggggacacggggggggacatgggggggacatgggggatatGGGGtgacctggggacatggggggacatggggataaAGGGAACATGGGGGttaagggggacatgggggataaGGGGGACaccaggggacatggggggatgtggggggataGTAGGGGACAAAGGGAGATGTGACATGGAGGGACATGAGGGGACACAAAGGGACACCAGGGGCCACAAGGCCACCGGGGTTGGGGGGAATATGGGTTCCGTGGGGCCAGGGGACCCACCCCTGTCCCTGCCCATGTCACCTCCCCACAGGACCCACCGAgcctgtccccgtccccgagcAGCCTTGGGGACAAGCCCTGGCCTCGCTGCTCCagttcctccacctcctcccgggTGGCTCCTTGGGGACAACGATGTCCCCACGGCCACCCCCTGACTCAGGGACATTGGGGTCACCCCCTGGCTTGGATGTGCCACCCCAAGGACCCGAGAGACGTCCCCAGGGTCCAACCCGACGTCCCCAAGGTCCAGTCCGACGTCCCCACGGACCAGGGATGTGGCTCCAAGGTCTGGGGACGTGGGCCCAGGGACCAGGGGGACGTCCCCAAGGACCAGGGACATTGCCTCAAGGACCAGGGGAACGTCCCCAAGAACAAGGGGGACGTCCCCAAGGACCAGGGACATGGCCCCAAGGACCAGGGGGACGGCCCCAAGGACCAGGGGGACATCCCCAGGGACCAGGGACATCGCCCCAAGGACCAGGGACGTGGCCCCAAGGACCAGGGGGACATCCCCAGGGACCAGGGACATCGCCCCAAGGACCAGGGACATGGCCCCAAGGACCAGGGGGACGTCCCCAAGCACTGGGGACAGATCCCCAAGGACCAGGCAGGCGGCCCTATGGACCAGCTCAACATCCCCAAGGACCAGAGACATGTCCCCAAGAGCCAGAGACACGTCCCCATGGAGTCAGGACACATCCCCAAGGACCAGAGGCGTCACCCCAAGGACCAGGGACACGTCCACAAGGACCGGAGATGCATCCCCAAAAGGTCGAGACACGTCCCCAGGGACCATCCCAATATCCCCTGGGACAGGGGACACGTCCCCAGGGACGTCCCCCGCACCAGGGGTGGCCGAGGAGCTCGAGTGAGAGCCAGAGTGGGGCAGCATCACCCGGTTCCAACCTTGGGGACATCGGGAGCCAGGATGTGTCCAGCGATGTTGAGGACAGCGGGAGCCACGGTATGGGGCCTGGCGGGGACATGGGGGTCATGGGAGACTTTGGGGACACAGGGGGAGCTGGTGTCCGGCTCTGTCCCTCACCCTGTCCCCTCTCCAGGTTGGGGACACTCGGAAGAAGTGTGGGAGGTGCCGTAGCACCGGGGGACATCCTGTCCTTGCATCACTGTCACCATGTCCCCACGTCCTGATCCcatgtccttgtccccatcctgtccccacaACCCAATATCCCTGTCCCCATGTTTCCATCCCCATGTTcccacgtccctgtccccatcctgtcccTATTAAAGGTGGAAGCAGCATTGTCCCCGTCCCTCATCTCTGGGCTGACCTTGGGGCCCCACGGGGACGGAGAGGGGACACCCCGGGGGTCCCCTCGCGAAGGGTCCCTCTCCCGGATGCCTGGGTCTGTTGCCTGgacaccccccctgccccatgtCACGAGCGCGCCAGGTCCCAGCTCCCCCCGCACCATGGCAACACCAAGAATGGGGCCAGATGAGTCTTTAATTGGGGACATCTATGGGGTCTGTGGGGCCAGAGCGATGGTGTCTCTTCTTGGGGACATCCGTGGGGTCACTAGGACCAGGATGATGGTGACTCTTCCTGGGGACATCATAGGGCCAGGGTGAGAGTGGCTTTTCTTGAAGGTGTCCGTGGGGCTGAGGTTGGCTGTGGGGCCGGGAGGACAGCGGCTCTTCTCGGAGACATCCATGGGGTCTGTGGGTTAACAGGGACGGGACGATGGTGGCTCCTCTTGAGGATGTCTAGGGGGTCTAAGGGTCCAGGATGATGGTGACTCTTGGGTCACTATAGGTTCTCTGGGGACAGCATGACAGTGGCTTTTCTTGGCGATATCtatggggtgtgggggggtcaaCAGGGCCAGGATGATGGTGACTCTTCTTGGGGACATCTCTGGGGTCTGTGGCATCAACAGGGACAGGACAATGGTGGCTTTTCTTGGGGACATCTATGGGGTCAACAGGAACAGGATCATGGTGGATCTTCTTGGGGACATCTGTGGGGCCAAGGGTACCAAGGGTGGTGGTGACTCTTCCTGAGGACATCTCTGGGGTCTGTGGGGCTGAAGTCGTCTGTGGGGCCAGGACAACAGTGGTTCTTCTTGGGGAGACTCCTGAGGTCAAGGGGGGGTCGAAGATGCTGGTGGCTCTTCTCTAGGACATCCATGGGGCCAAGGCGGGGCCCAAGATGCTGGTGGCTCCATGGGGCCGgtgaccaccccccccccgctcagGTCAGCGACTGTCCCTCGTCCCCGATGTCTCCTCGTGGCCCGGCGGTGGCttgtccccgtccctgtccccggtCCACTCGGGCAGGGGTGGCCAAGGGGCCACAGGGATCCCCGGCCTCGGTGGGTCGGGATCGTCGGGTcggggggggctctggggctcgggggggggctTAGCCGGAGGGGCCGTGGGTTGGCGTTCggccatgctggggggggggagagagaggggtcAGGGGGGTATTTagggggggacccaggtgtccagggccAGTCCCTGCCCCCCAGCTTcacccagtgcctcccagtggcCCCCAGCTATGGGGAGCCAGGCATCCGGGGCCAGTcctgcccccccacctccaccaGTGCCCTCCAGCTATGGGGCCCCCGGCATCCAGagcccacccacacccccccacacccatcttccccagtgccccccagatGTGGGGACCCAGGgccgtcccctgtccccccatcttccccagtgccccccagatatggggacccaggcgtctgggggGGGCCCTACCTGGTGGCGGTGGCAGCTGGCTCCAGTGcagtactgggagcactgggaggggtccCCCCAGTTTTTATAGGCACCCAAAGGGGGGGTGGTGCcacccagacgcctgggtcccccccggggcgggggtggggagcCAGCATGGACCGGCTGACCCGGAAGGTCGAGGGGGGGGGGACGTGACAGAGGCTCCCCATGACTCAGGGTTCCCGTGATGCTCTGCTGCGGCAGGGACCCAGGCGTTCGGGGGCCCCCCTGTACCCCCCTATAGCCCAGCCCCTACAGACGTGACCCCATAAGCCAGCCCCTATAGCTTCACCCTATAGCCCAGCCCCTATGGGACCCCATAGCCCCCCGCCATACCCATCAATCAAGGACATCGTGGGGGGCTGCAGGATTTATTGAGCTGGACGGGGGGacgctggggctggggggacactgggggggatactggggggggaACACTGGGGGGGACGACATTGGGGGTGGGAGGACACTGggatggacacacacacacactgggcaTGGGGGGGATACTGGGGGTGGGAGgacactggggtggg from Accipiter gentilis chromosome 36, bAccGen1.1, whole genome shotgun sequence includes:
- the LOC126034848 gene encoding LOW QUALITY PROTEIN: basic salivary proline-rich protein 2-like (The sequence of the model RefSeq protein was modified relative to this genomic sequence to represent the inferred CDS: inserted 2 bases in 1 codon); translated protein: MGVTGTLVVALGTLLLLGGPTEPVPVPEQPWGQALASLLQFLHLLPGGSLGTTMSPRPPPDSGTLGSPPGLDVPPQGPERRPQGPTRRPQGPVRRPHGPGMWLQGLGTWAQGPGGRPQGPGTLPQGPGERPQEQGGRPQGPGTWPQGPGGRXPKDQGDIPRDQGHRPKDQGRGPKDQGDIPRDQGHRPKDQGHGPKDQGDVPKHWGQIPKDQAGGPMDQLNIPKDQRHVPKSQRHVPMESGHIPKDQRRHPKDQGHVHKDRRCIPKRSRHVPRDHPNIPWDRGHVPRDVPRTRGGRGARVRARVGQHHPVPTLGTSGARMCPAMLRTAGATVGDTRKKCGRCRSTGGHPVLASLSPCPHVLIP